The Cydia splendana chromosome 7, ilCydSple1.2, whole genome shotgun sequence genome contains the following window.
AACAGTAGAACATCCATAAGAGGAATATGGTCAGAAATGCCGGTTTGGATGGCAAAGTGGTCGCGGGCATCCCCATGCAAATGGTCCAAGAATAAAACAGGACACATGTTTGAGGCCGCGCCGATGCAATTCTTTTACTCAATTTCTCCCACAAATTGCTTTTAACGAACAAGGCTACTAATATAATGAGCACAAAAGTGACAGCTAGAGATATTCTGGCTTTCATTTGAAACGGACGGACAAGTTTTTGCCAACCTGGAAGTGCTATTGCGGGATGAGTGACCCAAGCCATGTTTATCGAATGGTAATCCGTGGATAAATGAAACGCCTTAAATCTTGACAGCGTTATGGCCGCTGACGTCATGGAGAAGTTAGCGAGGTCGTGATATACATCTGCCAAAGATCCTAGCCAATTTCCGTCCTTATCCAGCTGGCCCCAGCCAGCGCCCCTATGTGGAGTCATCACCTTTAAGGTGGCGTTCAAAGTTTCAGCGATGAGAAGTAAAAGATCGCCGTCAGCTCCTTTTGGGGTTCCCGACTTCAGAGACATAAATGGGACTTGTTCAAACGTAGACACAATAATCTGGCATTTGTGTAAATTTCTGAGCTTCAAAGGATATACTTTTATGCAAGAATGATGAATGCAAGAGTCTGGAAGTGGCTCAGGTGGACTTATTTCACATTTCTCGTTATCATAAATAGAATATATGAAACCAATTATATTACTGATTCCAGAGCTATCATTGATAAAAACCACATTTAAGATCTTATGATTCCAGAATATGTCCATCGCTTTTCGCTCGTCACAGTTATTGCAAATGACAATGAATTTTCCGGTGTTGTCGAATTCCCTATGCCGCATCCAGTCCAGCGTGTTCATTATGTCAACCAAGTCTGATCCGAATATCACAAACTGCCTTATTCTGTCTGCGGATGATTCTTCGCCATGGAGAAATGTTCCTTTTCCGACGATCACACTTTTCCGATAAATTTGCATGAACGCAGTTAAGCCGAGAAGAATTGAGGAGTTATGGAAAACCATGGTGACATATCTCCATTCAAAATTGTTTAGGGCTATCTTTGCCGCGCTGATAGCTAAGTTTTCGGCTGCGGTTATATTCTTGTTGAATACCATTAAGCCATTATTAAGCTCGCCATCGATTGGCATGTCGACCGAGGTTAATCTGACTGTGACATCAAACGTAATGCACGAAACACATCGCGCCCATCACCGTACAttagttttaataatttatcGACAACAAAAATGTACAATCTGTAGGTACAACAAAGTTGATGGAACTAATATCCATCAATAGAAACATTAATCGCCCGTTATCATAACATTACTAATATTAACACTACGTGGGGGTTAAGTAAGTCACATAGAGGCATTTATAGACCCGACATACCGATAAGTAAATTTAATCACCGGTAAGGGAGCCAATTATGATGTCGCTGCAATTGTGTTGGCACGTAATGGAATATACCTATTGAACCATATTAgcacaaataaaaaacaacgggttgcactcaatgagttttcacttctgccggcactcccggagtgcaacccgtcaATGTCAttacattgtaacagtttttcgatcaggtcacgtgtccgtcttacgtcttacgaatcttacggtcacgtgacctgtagCGAGTTTAACagttttttccccatcacaaaaagtgcacagcgccgctaaagaagttttcactcaCTTCAAAAAAACTAGTCCACTCCAGTCTCAAATCCTTGGTAAAACTGGATCCAGTTGCACTGCGCGCACAGACACGCAGTCTTTCGTTTTAAGTTGACattaaaataatagtattttaatgtaaatgtgtGTTTTATGTAAATTCTCTATTGGTACAGAAAATTGTATATTGCCTTTATCGGGTTATGATTAATTGTTTTCACATAATTGTTAGATCTTCAAAACTTCAGgttaaatgtgacgtcccacgagtaaaggtaccttatggcggttggcgcttactaCGCGTAGCAGCGTATTCGTATAGGAGTCGTGAATAACAGCGTAAGCGCCTCCCGCAGGCAGGCTAGCATATCAGAACGGTTAAAGCGGATATAACTGCAACTATTTCAGTATAGTTAATTGATTAAGGTATTTCTAACCCAATCTCAAAGGGTaaatacgtgggccatactgaaagtttctggattctgatatattaaacgacttattttttctaagtggccagttccaggaattttcagtatgccctaagtagaAGTGATTGCATGAGTttcttatttataaattatctaAAACATCGATCTTGGAAAATTCAAACAACTTGCTAgctgaaaaaaattatattttatgagaaattataatttacaatatttcatACAGGCATCCGTCTTCAGTCGTAAACTTAAGCTAAAACTCTCACAATCTCACGCAAAAGGTAAAGCAACGTTAGACTATAATatagttttagcaatatttgTGTAGTCATCGCCCAACCGTAAAATCAAATAGGTAAGAACCGTACCGAGACACGGACCCGGTCCATTCGCGCGGAGACACGCGCGGCGCGGCACGCGGGGCCTCTTAAAATATAACTAATCACCAATACAATAAGTTTCATTGTGCTTTGTTTCCTTTTAACGCTACACTGTAATTGAAGACATTACAAACTCACGTCGGGCGTCTTGTGGACGTCCATTATATAAAACATCAGTCTATAGTGGAACACCGCGGACGTCCCGCGACCCCGCCGGCCGCGCTGGTTGGTGGACCGCGTGCGTGTCGAGGTACTAATGCACAAACCGAAACGTTTCTATGTACAGGGCATACACAGAGATTGCACATCAGTGGTTAACATCGATAAGAAAGTTTCCAATATTGTGCGCTAAGTTTCAATTTCACATAATCTTTGAGCATATCAGACAGCTGTATCTCAATTAAAGCTTTGCTATTGACAAAGTCTGATGTCGTGTGCGTTCAAACGGACCTCTAACGGCGCGATAGAAATAAAGACGTAACAACAAATAAGTTAATACAATAAAATCATATATCTCCATAATAGAAACTATGTTTCTTACTATAAACAAGTAAGTCACTAAATAATAACACGAAGCAACACACTAAATCGATAACATAAATCTCTGAACATGGTAAACAAGTTTAaacgtgtacaagtacctatCTTTGTGCTTCACAATATGCCAATAGCAAAACCTGGCACGGAACTGTCAGCTCAATTCACCCAGCACATTTAGACCCAAATGTACAATATATTACATCCATGTGGTAAAAGCGTTCGTGCAAAAAACATTGGTATCGGTTTTTACAAGTCACATTTTCGCTTTATTGAAATCCCTTGGGTTTCTAGTAAAAAAAGTTTATATCAAATGCATCAAAAATGTCCTTAAACACCTAACGTAGTTATCTCCCTATGTTCGACATACGGCTAGCTGTTTGGAATTTATCTCGTACACGGATATTAGGAAGAAACCAAATACACCAGACCACTGCGTACACAAAAAAGCCTACAGTTAACGTAAGACAACTTGCGTCAATTCGTGTAGAAAACaccatatttaaatataaacagCTTAAATAATAACATATATTCAAGTAACAAAATTCAAATGTACAAAAGTAACGTAATATttctttaaatacaataaatttatAAACCTTTCAAGCTAACAGAACAAACGGtatgattttataattattatgtgcGTAAACTGAATTGGATCAGTGGAGTCGGTCGGTGCGGACAGAGGGCGCCACTGTCGCGTCACACGTTTCTCACCAACGCGGCGACTACCCTCCATCCCCATTAGCCATTCATCGGGAAGACTGAAGTATACTTGATTGCGCACGTCCTCCTAAGGCCATAGACATGTTTGTGCTTTGTAAATTGTATCCTATGAATAAAGTCAGGCCTTAGGCCTCGTTTATACAGATGTATTTAACCTGTGCCTTTCCACGTTCACCTTAAGCGGTTTATAATTACTGGATTTTATAATCCTCTGTTAAGGAATTTAACAAATCGCAGAAATCAAGGTTTACGTCAATGCACGATTGAAAAATACGTCTGTCCTTTGAGGAGATAAGATGAGGTAATCTGTCGGCGCCTCCCTCCGCATCACGCCTACTCCCGCAAGCTCCGGAGCGACAGTAACTCTACGAGACATTTcgtaactaaaataaatacgtAATAGTAACACGGAAGCGACCCGATCGATACATTAATAGGAAGTCCTGTGTCGAGCCCGACCCGTGAGGATGATATAAAACACGCGTAAGTTCATTGGACTAGTTTGTTCAAATCCATCCGTCTGGACATAATAAATGTATTCTAATGTAGAAAGATATTATGGCAACAAACTTTACAAAAATCCTAAAACAATGACTAAAAGCAGCTCATGGTTAGCCCAAGACTCGCCATAACTTTTAAAATGCACAATTTAATATTCACCGATACAGACACATACATAAATTGTGAATAACTTCTTCATAAAAAATCATGTCAAAAAACCTGACGCGTCTCGCGCGGCCCGATCTCCGCCGGTAAAATGACTCCAAGGTTAAATGACTTAAATCTATCCTTACTTTCTCATTAAACATTGTAAGTTGAATAAGTTCGTCCATCCGATCTCAGTTCGTGAATGTACACATTCTGCCGTGTGAATTGATGATGTTTAAATTACGTGTTATACACAATCACAGATTTGTGTCGGGGCACGTGGCTTAGACGAGGTTGTACTCCTTCAGGTTGGACTGTAGGATGGTGTCCTTCACCGCGGCGAATACGAACCGGATGTTCTCGGTGTCTGGAACACACAAGGGATAAGTTACAACGGAAAACCAAAACCATTTATATTATCTTTTGTGGACaaacaaataagtaaatatttattatgatgGGACAACTTTACACACGTCATAATTTTACGCGAAATAGGCAAAATGGTTGCCTATTTGAGGAAAATGGCCTgcaaaactaaaactaagtaCACacatcgacctagtcccacattaacacattcaataccactaagtgctacgggttacgctcgtagcgcgtagccacggtttcgtcgtatgtagcgcgtagtcgctacgaacagtgtacccgacagtcgggttcttggtgttgaatgtgttaagctcAGTAAGGCTTGTGTCGTAGCTACTTATTAGATGACGAGAAAATCatgtttctaaaaaaaaatcttttgatTTAACTATATAGCGAATGAGGCTAGCCAAGTAAGCCGTTAACTTAAACTTTTCTATAACACTATCCCTCTtaatcataaaacttagcaaacctGCCTTTCTAACAAAGACAAATGCCAAAATGACCGACAGGAATAAACGATTACCGACGGCTTGTTAAATTTGATAGACTTTTAGGATTATAAATAACGCCATGTCATCATTGTCCAGGACATATAGGGCGCAATAATAAACGATACTGTGTATTCTTTTTTAATTGCCCAATTTATATGAGTGGTGTGTAGTGGCAAATACTCACCACCAATCAACAAAATATTAAGGAgaattttattaagtaaaatgTTACCTACTCTTCTTGAACAAGTCTCGTTTCGATTTAAGTGGCGTTTCCGTAAATTGATAGGCACCGATAAATTTAAAACCATAGTATCAGTACAATATAATCGATCAACCTTCATAACCGCTAAATTTGGCAATCGATATATCCCAGCATAATCAGTACTAACGTCAATAGGCAAGTGTCAAATGTTGGCTGTTAAATCTCACGAACTACACGAGACCGTGcgtgttggagggtctgccatctcgtgACCTGAATCGAAAGCTAAAACAATTCACGATTCTAAAGGGCcccccactgattaccagttcgccggacgatatcagcctgtcagttgttcggaactgtcaaattttgcgtttaactgacaggctgatatcgtccggcgaactggtaatcagtgggggGCCCTTTAGAATCGTGAATTGTATTAGCTGGGTCCCTTAAGCAAGCGCTGCCCCCTATACTTTACGGTGGCTCTATTTCgaatagtaggttctgccatctagTGGCTTAAATGGAATCTTGACCTAATGCTTCGCGCCAGggataggccccgtgcatgaactataggggacTTGCAACCAGTAATAGATTTTTGGAGCGAGGCGTAAAtatgtcgtttatgcttccgatgtagcccacaagatggcagaacctactatgcacacgGAAACGTACCGACGTGAACGGTAGATGGtggcacttgctttggcaatgtacatgtgcatatgtttccgattcaggccacaagatggcagaccctccaacgcgcacggtccctataggggGCTTCTGGGCGGCCGTCtacagttcatgcacgctccctataaAGAAGTTAGATTAAAAATAGTAGTCTCACCTGTCGCACAAGTAAAATGTGAATAGATGATTTTCTCCGCATCCGGATTGAGGTCCACGAACATCCGCAGGATGAACTCGCGCGCCGTGATGGCGTCGCGCTGCGGACCTGCAGGCGCACACACACAGTCACACTTACAGCACTAGTGATACCAGTAAGTACTACATGAAATAGGTCAGTAGATAAGTTTTGCAATAGACAAATATgaaaccaggcggcttagcacggtcgcgtttttatcccttgtcaccatgcctgtcacgttctaacaagtatgtaagtgcgaaagggacgcgcatagtgatagtcgataaaaatggaaccgtgctgagcccgcaggggtcggaaaccgttatttgctccatacaaaaataccggtattattacgttctttttcgttctttggtttattatttaatttttaatgggacaatctaataatacaaagttgttacctaaatatatgATTCAGttctacgtaaagagcataaagtAATTCAAGGTATTGGGCTATTACGGGgtttttaaaaaataccggttccgagccctgtatGAAACACAGGGGAGGCTTATTACATATActttttaaaactatatttccATAGACAATGTTTGGCGAGAAAAcatttacttattaaaaaatagatttaaactttctatgaaatgaaaatattgtaCGAAATATTCGTAGTCTTCTCTATCCCACGCCGACATTTTCAAAGtttaatctattttttttacatcatcatatcagccaaaggacgtccactgctggacacaggcctcccccaaagtgccacaatgaccggtcttgcgccacccgcatccagcggactcccgcgacctttaccaggtcgtcagtccaccatgtggggggtctacccacgctgcgccttccggtacgtggtcgccactcgagaacctttccgccccaatggccatcggttctacgggcaatgtgccccgcccactgccactaagtttagcgattcggagggctacatcggttactttggttctgctgcggatggcctcatttctgaatttctgatgcgatcacgcagagactcccagcatagccctctccattgccctttgggtgactttgagccttcttatgaagcacacatttttttacaagtaaatttaaaaagaaagtacATATTTTCGCGCCAAACATTGTCTATGGAAATATAGTTTTTAAAAGTATATGTGATAGGCCACCtctttgtttcatatttgtctattgcaaaacttatctagtgacttatgtaggtactaacTACTGAAAGTAGAGATCACGGTCTTCACTTAAACAAACTACGGGAGAGACTAAAGCCCCATTTAGAAGGATCAAGACCTTAAAtgcgattttcgttacattCCGGTATTTGGTCGATCGACTGAATTCATTTTACTCTGTAATTAGAAATGTATCGAATATTGCATGCGAGTTCACGCACCGCGTAAATGGGGCTTAAAGAAAGCATCAAATCAGATGTTCATCGCCTTATTTACGACACAATAGAGATTAATCATGTTCTAGCTTACACCAACAAGTGAAATTCGGCAACCGTTTGTGCTAAAAAAAACCTTAATCATAAGACAAATTAGCTTACCAGACGATACTAGCGCCTACTTTAGCATAGTACACAATAATCATGTGATATACTTTACAACAATCGAAATATAATAGTATAaaattgtaacgaaataaaaatTACGAAATGATGTTTCGTACCAAACTAGTACAGAagagtacattacgatacaagtgcgataaataggaaattcgaaacgagtggcgataagttaaaacacgaccgaagggagtgttttataccgacacgagttgcgaattactttttcgcacgtgtattgtactacgttttacagtacatatggctcctcccttcggtcgtgttttaatttatcgccactcgtttcgaatttcctatttGTCGCACTTGTATCGCAAAGTACTATTGCTTTTATGTGCCGGTCATTTTGCAAATTCTAAAAAATATTATCAAtagatttttatttactttttagtaCTATTCCATGCTTATTATATTTCGATCTTAGCAATCTAGCAAAATTTCACAGAAGTGATTTTCAACCTGTCTGTGTCAGTTTTCTTTCTGATACTGTTATCGTACCACGTCTAGACCATGTGGCGGTTCTCGATTAAGACCTGagtatttgtagatattatttGTTAGTTCATCTATGACATAACTATGATTGTATaacgaaaatatattttagcCGATGTATTTGCAAGGTACCTTTGTACTGACTTTGACGTGACAAAGTGCACAAGTGCCATTATAAATGtcttattttcattattttgatGGTTATGGTGTCACATCCACTCTATGACTGCAAAGTGTGTGCAGAGGTAGCTTGGTCCGACTTACTGTTGTAGGGCTCAATGTGCAGGTTGAGTCGTAACTCATTAAGCTTTCGCTCGCACTCGCTGCATTCTCACTATAATTTTATAGCCCTACCTGCACGTTAGCTTAggccataaaataaaataaagtccaTCAAGAAAGTAGACTGCACGGCacgctaaataaataaacatacatacaaacttaCATACACTCGGAAATCCTTACTTTCGTTGTaatcagtgtgataaccgcgtaCGACAGGATTTTAACTCTTACGCCATGCCAGGGATGCGCGACTCCtcgcttcgggcaaactcggctccgttcggctgaacattgctccgagcaattattagggttgacacaacttgacgtccctttgcgtgcacgaccacagataagataatgacttgaattttgacaaccctaaatagccgaaagggatagtgccatacattagaaagggacagcatgattcgaccctgaactgctgtcaaacttcggttttgtaggaagtttcctttttttacggtagtactattatttattctgtggccatgcctatcgtgtgcggcgcgtcatcgGGAACCTTGTCGGAAGGTTGATATTATGCTACGTTGATATCAActacatttcaatatttttgcaGCAAGAAATGTACATACCGTCGTATTCGGGGAAGTAGTCGACAAGATGCGAATACATGATTTTCTCCTCCAGCAAGTCCTTCTTGTTGAGGAAGAGGATGACCGACGAATGTTGGAACCAGGGGTACGTGATGATCGTCTTAAACAACGCCTTTGACTCTTCCATTCGGTTCTGGAAACGTGGAAATGTATTCGTTAGTTAAATAgttaccctcaactggcttaaggagccatttgagggttgattttgtttacttttatttaaaacctAAAGATACGGAGTATAGGACAACCATTATATGATTTCGGTACTTCTAAATGTTAACTCTAACTACCATTATCACTTCTGCAGAGACTAACGAACCTTGGGATTAAATGTCAAAGCGGACTCTGCGCTCCAAAGCAACAGCTCAGGAATGCAATTGGGAAAAGTTATTATTATGAGCTATCTTGCTTACAGGAAAACACAAACATTACGAGTATAATACTGCACTGACCAGTAAGTATCAAAGTAGCATACATTTCCAAAGTTACCTTATAAAacatttcaaatactttttgtTGTATGTATATAATGGTGCGAGGGGTCCATATaagagtaataaaataatatattatggaACTTACCTCATTTTCAGATTCGAATAAAATTTGATCATATTCACTAAGAGCTACTAAGAATATGATGGAGGTGACGTTTTCAAAACAGTGGATCCACTTCCTTCTCTCGGATCTTTGGCCCCCGACGTCTACCATTCTGTTggaaaaaatatacatacattataattaaataatacctATGCGATTTCCTCTGGTGGTGTTAGTTTCCACGTAATTTAGGGAAAAGGGTCCATGGCAGTAAAAATTGAAAAGTTTGTTTCCCGATTTCTCGAAGGCGGGTCGACTGAGTTGAAAAATTatcttttgttttataaggtgtaactTTAAAATTAGTCCCATTACCATCACGTCAGGTTTTGATGATGGGAACATGTGAAATAAAGAGAACTCTTTATATATTATTGGATAGTATCATTTGGCGAAGTCTAAGCACAATCACATAATTAGATAAAAAGCATATATTATAATGATAGCATGTTAGACTGTTTATGAAGTAGGTTTTCGTTTATGTATAAGTAGATTATTCTGCATAACTTCTTCTACTGCAGAATATATGTATTTTCACTCAAAATACTTTTCAAAATTTTCGAGTCCTTAAGCAGTGTAAGTATTAGGTACTAAAGTGACAcgcaaaaatataaatataacaccCACACAACATCGACCAAGCTGTTAAAACAGGAAATAAGCTCAAAACCAGATTAtgctaaaaatatatatttaaataaactagCAATTTTTCCCAAACTATTATTAATTTACATATAACAAGAACATGTGTattgatttacataaaaatattgaatatattGTAACGTAAATTCGTTAcgacaataaaatatttacttattctAGAAGCTTGTGAAATATTGCGAATAGTTAAATGTTAGTAGTAGAAAAATTAGTGACaataaaaagataaaaacaTCATGCACAGGCAGAATAGGGCAATATCGTCAAACCATCCTCACCTCAATTTCGACGGCGCTGGTGAGTAAGGCATACAACTACTACTTACAAGAATGGATTTCGTAGCATGTTATA
Protein-coding sequences here:
- the LOC134792496 gene encoding uncharacterized protein LOC134792496, coding for MPIDGELNNGLMVFNKNITAAENLAISAAKIALNNFEWRYVTMVFHNSSILLGLTAFMQIYRKSVIVGKGTFLHGEESSADRIRQFVIFGSDLVDIMNTLDWMRHREFDNTGKFIVICNNCDERKAMDIFWNHKILNVVFINDSSGISNIIGFIYSIYDNEKCEISPPEPLPDSCIHHSCIKVYPLKLRNLHKCQIIVSTFEQVPFMSLKSGTPKGADGDLLLLIAETLNATLKVMTPHRGAGWGQLDKDGNWLGSLADVYHDLANFSMTSAAITLSRFKAFHLSTDYHSINMAWVTHPAIALPGWQKLVRPFQMKARISLAVTFVLIILVALFVKSNLWEKLSKRIASARPQTCVLFYSWTICMGMPATTLPSKPAFLTIFLLWMFYCFMMRTFYQTSLIHAMKDNSKYPELENLEDILNSGYPFGGVPALKDFYIDDPEVYNNWKPINSTEINDTMVSLSRGMKYVLAMNKVTAQSFILKHYGEIHIVPQMIASSPTVLYFKKFSPMAESLNLVLGRLVEAGFTDKLYKNHVSIHETKKTDSTAAMNFEQYMGCYVVLASGWIVSILVFVCEVYCYKWSVSRQNIC